One part of the Sulfolobus tengchongensis genome encodes these proteins:
- a CDS encoding DUF373 family protein, whose protein sequence is MVKTIVIYIDIDDDIGDLGFLSPIVGEENCKLALDKAAYFMPTDSDFNSMVVAFNIYNDLKRKGEDVEIVFISGSKKGGIESQLEFSRKLDKVIEKLSPEYAVVVYDSPDDARAIPIIQSRLKISAVQQVIVEQYRGVEETYMLLAKYIRKAITEKRYARIFLGVPGIVLALAGILAVLNLSVYIEPTILIILGAAMIIKGLKIDDLIENWWENSTIMVITSTVSIISILIGIINLYIQLQLTKGLNGIQEFAFAILQLLPYASFSAIILFGGKAISKGLNKDIRVWHDIIKIINIIFIYFVLFTVIKDIIDNSYILTVQSLYVLILTSIVIISIYITLSALEKYGILERLIKRI, encoded by the coding sequence ATGGTAAAGACAATAGTAATTTACATTGACATTGACGATGATATAGGAGATTTAGGTTTTTTATCACCGATTGTTGGTGAAGAGAACTGTAAACTTGCTCTTGATAAGGCAGCATATTTTATGCCTACTGATTCTGATTTTAATTCAATGGTTGTAGCTTTTAATATATATAATGATCTTAAAAGAAAAGGAGAAGATGTTGAAATAGTCTTTATATCGGGGTCTAAAAAAGGAGGAATAGAATCTCAATTAGAATTTTCTAGAAAATTAGATAAAGTAATCGAAAAGTTATCACCAGAATATGCAGTTGTGGTATATGACAGTCCAGACGACGCACGTGCGATACCTATTATCCAATCTAGGCTAAAAATTTCAGCTGTTCAGCAAGTTATTGTGGAACAATATAGAGGGGTTGAGGAGACATATATGCTTTTAGCTAAGTATATAAGGAAGGCTATAACTGAGAAACGATATGCTAGAATTTTCTTGGGAGTGCCAGGTATAGTACTAGCGTTAGCTGGCATATTAGCAGTTCTTAATTTATCTGTTTACATAGAGCCCACAATTCTAATAATATTAGGTGCAGCGATGATAATAAAAGGACTTAAAATAGATGATCTTATAGAAAATTGGTGGGAGAACTCTACTATTATGGTCATCACGTCTACAGTATCAATTATATCTATTTTAATTGGTATAATAAACCTTTATATACAACTTCAATTAACGAAAGGTCTTAATGGCATTCAAGAGTTTGCATTTGCTATTCTGCAACTTCTTCCATATGCGTCATTTTCAGCCATAATCCTATTTGGTGGTAAAGCTATATCGAAAGGTCTTAATAAAGATATTAGAGTCTGGCATGATATAATAAAGATTATAAATATAATTTTCATATATTTTGTATTATTTACTGTTATAAAAGATATCATTGATAATTCCTATATATTGACTGTACAATCATTATATGTATTAATATTAACTTCAATAGTAATTATCTCAATATACATAACTTTGAGTGCATTAGAAAAATATGGAATATTAGAAAGGCTCATAAAAAGAATTTAG
- a CDS encoding DUF5622 domain-containing protein, giving the protein MLKHGKYVYVDLGNGKYIKVRVLKARDENSPERYILTSSINKKKPKDAITIKLDNLPVEVKDKLTKFFL; this is encoded by the coding sequence ATGCTCAAACATGGCAAGTATGTTTACGTAGATTTAGGAAATGGTAAATACATAAAAGTAAGAGTGTTAAAGGCTAGGGACGAAAACTCCCCCGAAAGATATATCCTAACAAGTTCTATAAATAAAAAGAAGCCTAAAGATGCGATTACAATAAAATTGGATAATCTTCCAGTAGAGGTTAAAGATAAGTTAACTAAATTCTTTTTATGA
- a CDS encoding BadF/BadG/BcrA/BcrD ATPase family protein has protein sequence MDYLLIDAGGTSTKVYIYSDGKITKQYRFNPASVDKVGPDKAISQITRIVSLFNMRFKGIAISLAGIDSEVMAKNVKARLYPNLSRFAEKVVVEHDAHVVLLSNADKGCITISGTGSIVYGYDGKRRIVKGDRGWLVGDICSGFWLGREFLREVLKEFQGLSDSNSLLRFSNFKTEEELVKFLYENSCNPSKIAQFSVNLLNAVKLNNRKSIRILSDCISEFSSIIKMVCDAVNSNVVYYFGGMFESPVYVSFFNKEVSKRGIKSVKSKSITNGLLKLLEL, from the coding sequence GTGGACTATCTCCTAATTGATGCAGGCGGTACATCAACTAAAGTCTATATTTATAGTGATGGTAAAATAACAAAACAGTATAGATTTAATCCAGCGAGTGTAGATAAGGTAGGACCAGATAAGGCAATTTCACAAATAACTCGTATAGTATCGTTGTTTAATATGCGATTTAAAGGGATTGCGATATCATTAGCTGGAATAGATAGCGAGGTTATGGCTAAGAACGTTAAAGCTAGATTGTATCCAAATTTGAGCAGGTTCGCTGAGAAAGTAGTAGTGGAGCATGATGCTCATGTTGTGCTTTTGTCTAATGCTGACAAAGGTTGTATAACCATTTCCGGAACTGGAAGCATAGTATATGGATATGATGGAAAAAGGAGAATAGTGAAAGGTGATAGAGGTTGGTTAGTTGGGGATATATGTTCCGGTTTTTGGCTAGGTAGAGAATTCTTAAGGGAAGTTTTAAAGGAATTTCAAGGTTTATCTGATTCCAATTCATTACTTCGTTTCTCAAATTTTAAGACTGAGGAAGAACTAGTAAAGTTTTTGTATGAGAACTCTTGTAATCCGTCAAAAATAGCTCAATTTTCTGTTAATTTACTTAATGCTGTAAAGCTAAATAACAGAAAGAGTATAAGGATTTTAAGTGATTGTATTTCAGAATTTTCTAGCATAATAAAAATGGTATGTGATGCCGTAAATTCTAATGTAGTTTATTATTTTGGCGGTATGTTTGAATCTCCAGTTTATGTATCATTTTTTAATAAAGAGGTTAGTAAAAGAGGAATAAAAAGTGTTAAGAGTAAAAGTATAACAAATGGTCTTCTTAAGCTTCTAGAGCTCTAG
- a CDS encoding TATA-box-binding protein: MENIVATVTLEQNLDLYAMERSIPNIEYDPDQFPGLIFRLEQPKVTALIFKSGKMVVTGAKSTDELIKAVKRIIKTLKKYGIKIVGKPKIQIQNIVASANLHVNVNLDKAAFLLENNMYEPEQFPGLIFRMDDPRVVLLIFSSGKMVITGAKREEEVSKAVKKIFDKLAEMDCIKPIEEEEELEL, from the coding sequence ATAGAAAATATCGTAGCTACAGTAACGTTAGAACAGAATTTAGACCTGTATGCAATGGAAAGAAGCATACCTAACATAGAATACGATCCAGATCAATTCCCAGGATTAATATTTAGACTAGAACAGCCCAAGGTTACTGCTTTAATATTTAAATCTGGTAAAATGGTCGTAACTGGAGCTAAGAGCACAGATGAATTAATAAAAGCTGTAAAAAGAATAATAAAAACACTTAAAAAATATGGAATAAAAATAGTAGGTAAGCCAAAAATACAGATTCAAAATATAGTAGCATCAGCCAACTTACATGTAAACGTGAACTTGGATAAGGCTGCATTTCTCCTTGAAAATAACATGTATGAACCAGAACAATTCCCAGGGTTAATATTTAGAATGGATGATCCTAGGGTAGTATTGCTAATTTTTAGCAGCGGTAAAATGGTAATAACAGGAGCAAAAAGAGAAGAAGAAGTATCTAAAGCTGTAAAGAAAATATTTGACAAACTGGCTGAAATGGATTGCATAAAGCCAATAGAAGAGGAAGAGGAACTAGAGCTCTAG
- a CDS encoding metallophosphoesterase, with protein sequence MLELAKGIFISEDLPALYIKQNNSIVLSDVHIGYEEEMSRKGIYIPRIQKKRFFNVVNRVFSTFNTKRLIINGDFKHTFEKLTKQERDELTEILKYLKENGVEVTIVKGNHDNYISLVTEKFDNVKLVEDIDLGEIFITHGHKVIEPKDNITYIIGHEHPRLSIRDKLGFSRKLQCFLSIPIKDKHNSRIIVLPAIGIYQAGNDISLIHSNYMSNLVKEHAILEKAKPYVIIEGEGIMEFPELGLIKNILI encoded by the coding sequence ATGTTAGAGCTAGCCAAAGGCATCTTCATTTCTGAAGATTTGCCAGCGCTTTACATAAAACAAAATAATAGTATAGTACTTTCTGATGTGCACATAGGCTATGAGGAAGAGATGTCAAGAAAAGGCATATATATCCCTAGAATCCAAAAGAAGAGATTCTTTAACGTAGTTAATAGAGTGTTTTCAACATTTAACACTAAAAGATTAATAATAAATGGAGATTTCAAACATACATTCGAAAAACTAACTAAACAAGAGAGAGATGAATTAACTGAAATATTGAAATATTTAAAGGAAAATGGAGTAGAAGTCACAATAGTTAAGGGAAATCACGATAACTATATTTCTTTAGTTACTGAAAAGTTCGATAATGTGAAGTTAGTGGAAGATATAGATCTTGGAGAGATATTTATAACTCATGGACATAAGGTAATAGAGCCAAAGGATAATATAACTTATATTATAGGCCATGAACATCCGAGGTTGTCAATAAGAGATAAGCTAGGCTTCTCTAGAAAATTACAATGTTTCTTATCAATACCAATAAAGGATAAGCATAATTCACGAATTATAGTGCTACCAGCAATTGGAATATACCAAGCAGGAAATGATATATCATTAATACATTCAAATTACATGAGTAATTTGGTAAAAGAACATGCAATTCTAGAAAAAGCAAAACCCTACGTTATTATTGAGGGAGAAGGTATAATGGAATTCCCTGAATTAGGCCTAATCAAGAACATACTTATTTAA
- the dph5 gene encoding diphthine synthase, with the protein MSTLSLVGLGISRKFITQDAIDTLNSSDIIIFDKYTSRSCDININTLRELVKGEKTFIEADRNLLENNSKIIFDYLDRNYNLSIASIGDPLIATTHISILIEVKRRGHQIKIVPGVSVHCYIISKSLLSSYKFGKSVTVTFPYDNFVDPAPYTVIKENKERGLHTIVYLDLKEDKAMTANDAIQILLQLEEKYKKNVISKSDIVIVGARLGCDDEKVIALTIEEALRFNFGSTPHIIIIPGNLHYMEADAIKWLLMS; encoded by the coding sequence ATGAGCACCTTAAGTTTGGTAGGTCTTGGAATCTCTAGGAAATTTATAACTCAAGATGCCATAGATACGTTAAATAGTTCCGACATTATAATTTTCGATAAATATACATCACGATCATGCGATATAAATATCAATACGCTAAGGGAATTAGTAAAAGGAGAGAAAACCTTTATTGAGGCTGATAGAAACCTATTGGAAAATAACTCTAAAATTATCTTTGATTATCTAGATAGAAATTATAATTTAAGTATAGCAAGTATTGGAGACCCATTAATAGCCACAACTCATATATCTATACTTATAGAAGTTAAGAGAAGAGGTCACCAGATTAAAATTGTTCCTGGAGTTTCTGTTCATTGTTATATTATATCTAAGTCTCTATTATCTTCTTATAAGTTTGGTAAGTCTGTTACAGTGACCTTTCCCTATGATAACTTTGTAGATCCAGCACCTTATACCGTAATAAAAGAAAATAAAGAAAGGGGCCTTCACACGATAGTATATCTCGATTTGAAAGAGGATAAAGCAATGACTGCCAATGATGCAATACAGATTTTATTACAATTAGAGGAAAAATATAAGAAAAACGTAATTTCAAAGTCAGACATTGTAATAGTAGGGGCCAGATTAGGTTGTGATGACGAGAAAGTGATAGCACTTACCATAGAAGAGGCTCTAAGATTTAATTTTGGTAGTACACCACATATTATTATAATTCCCGGTAACCTTCATTATATGGAGGCTGATGCGATAAAATGGTTGTTGATGAGTTAA
- a CDS encoding DUF357 domain-containing protein — MVVDELRSRVEKYIKGVEERLKNANSGSNKIIELARLYAEDSKYYLEKGDYVTALVDIVYAEGLLDAIEIYEGKDLKSNVSKKVFVAGTFDILHPGHIEFLKEASKYGRVYVTVARDSNSERIKGRKPINDEQTRLEIVKSIRYVFDAILGDKEDFLKSVERINPDIIFLGPDQKMDENKLLEELRKRGLNPQIIRLKERIKKWPHSSTTEIINEIKKRYCNSS; from the coding sequence ATGGTTGTTGATGAGTTAAGAAGCAGGGTAGAAAAGTACATTAAAGGTGTGGAAGAACGCTTAAAGAATGCTAACAGTGGTAGTAATAAGATAATAGAGCTAGCTAGGCTATATGCTGAAGATTCGAAATATTATCTGGAGAAAGGAGATTATGTAACTGCATTAGTGGATATAGTATATGCTGAAGGTTTGTTAGATGCTATAGAAATATATGAGGGTAAGGATCTCAAATCGAATGTATCAAAAAAGGTTTTTGTAGCTGGCACCTTTGATATATTACACCCAGGGCATATAGAATTTTTAAAGGAAGCGTCAAAATATGGTAGAGTTTACGTAACTGTTGCAAGAGACTCCAACTCAGAAAGAATTAAAGGTAGAAAACCTATTAATGATGAGCAAACGAGATTAGAGATCGTTAAGAGTATAAGGTATGTTTTTGATGCCATATTAGGCGATAAGGAAGATTTCTTAAAAAGTGTAGAAAGGATAAATCCCGATATAATCTTTCTAGGCCCAGATCAGAAAATGGATGAGAATAAACTTCTTGAAGAGTTAAGAAAACGTGGCTTAAATCCGCAGATAATTAGGTTAAAAGAAAGAATAAAGAAATGGCCCCATTCTAGTACTACAGAAATAATAAACGAGATTAAAAAAAGGTATTGCAATTCTAGTTAA
- a CDS encoding DUF120 domain-containing protein, giving the protein MTYSKGKSYVTQTELARLLNFSQQSISRKLKELEEDKLIVRIISKEGEIIRLTEEGEKFLNTCLTSLKDAILSLHSIEIRGNIVSGLGEGKIFLSMEYYKTQINKIMGFDPYPGTLNIVIYDKQSLENRLLLDSSPSLLIPEYKQKDRVLGAVKLYPASINSIKPAAVVMPLRTTHPKSVIEIISPFYLREKLNLKDGDEVTIEVYV; this is encoded by the coding sequence ATAACTTATTCAAAGGGCAAATCTTACGTAACACAAACAGAGTTAGCTAGGTTGCTAAACTTTTCACAGCAATCCATATCTCGCAAATTAAAAGAACTGGAAGAAGATAAATTAATAGTACGTATAATATCAAAGGAAGGAGAGATTATAAGGTTAACTGAAGAAGGGGAAAAGTTTTTAAATACGTGCCTAACCAGCTTAAAGGATGCAATATTGTCACTACACAGTATTGAGATAAGAGGTAATATTGTATCAGGGCTTGGAGAAGGCAAAATATTCCTATCAATGGAATATTATAAAACACAGATAAATAAGATAATGGGATTTGATCCATATCCAGGTACATTAAATATTGTAATATACGATAAACAATCATTAGAGAACAGATTATTGTTAGATTCATCTCCTTCTTTATTAATTCCAGAATATAAACAGAAAGATAGAGTACTGGGTGCGGTAAAACTATATCCAGCTTCAATTAACTCGATAAAACCAGCTGCAGTCGTAATGCCATTACGAACTACTCATCCAAAGAGTGTAATAGAGATAATATCCCCATTCTACCTAAGGGAAAAACTAAATCTGAAAGATGGAGATGAAGTGACAATAGAAGTTTATGTTTAA
- the twy1 gene encoding 4-demethylwyosine synthase TYW1: MQSNLRIDTVSEIFKELQKEKYHIIGSHSAYKKCHWTHEALVTNRSCYKGKFYGIESHRCVQMTPTAAWCWFRCVHCWRLEPEDVGLEWDDTKMPTYDDPEYIVERSIEEHKRAVSGYLGRDDVSIQKVKDAMRPAHVAISLTGEPTLYEKLGELIKEYHKRGLTTFLVTSGVRPDILASLEEEPTQLFVSLQAPNEIKHKMINRPVVANSWQLVMRTLEILPSFSSPTVIRLTMIKGYNMSEEDAKEFAKLMEIAMPTYIEVKAYMHVGPSTYRLSRDAMPKHSEIREFSKLLAKYTGYKVLSEHVPSRIVLLSKLDRPIKIGNAWNEKWNWATIDMEDDMSGEYKEAEQGCTEGST, from the coding sequence ATGCAAAGTAATTTAAGGATCGATACAGTAAGCGAGATATTTAAAGAGTTACAAAAAGAAAAGTATCACATTATCGGAAGCCATAGTGCGTATAAGAAATGCCATTGGACTCATGAAGCTTTAGTAACTAACAGATCGTGCTACAAGGGTAAGTTTTATGGAATTGAAAGCCATAGGTGTGTCCAGATGACACCTACTGCAGCATGGTGCTGGTTTAGATGTGTACATTGCTGGAGATTAGAACCAGAGGATGTTGGCTTAGAATGGGATGATACAAAAATGCCTACTTATGATGATCCAGAATATATTGTGGAAAGAAGTATAGAAGAGCATAAGAGAGCAGTTTCTGGATATTTGGGCAGAGATGACGTTAGCATACAAAAGGTTAAGGATGCGATGAGACCAGCACATGTTGCAATAAGCCTTACTGGAGAGCCCACACTTTATGAGAAATTAGGAGAACTAATAAAAGAATACCATAAAAGAGGCTTAACAACATTTCTTGTAACGAGTGGTGTAAGACCAGATATACTTGCAAGCCTAGAGGAGGAACCTACTCAATTATTTGTATCTCTACAAGCACCTAATGAGATAAAACATAAGATGATTAATAGGCCAGTAGTTGCTAACTCATGGCAATTAGTAATGAGAACCTTAGAGATTTTACCTAGCTTTAGCTCTCCTACTGTGATAAGGCTCACGATGATAAAGGGCTATAATATGAGCGAGGAAGACGCAAAAGAATTTGCAAAATTAATGGAAATTGCGATGCCAACCTATATAGAAGTTAAAGCGTATATGCATGTAGGCCCATCTACATATAGATTAAGCAGAGATGCAATGCCAAAACATAGTGAAATTAGAGAATTCTCTAAACTATTAGCAAAATATACTGGTTATAAAGTACTGTCAGAACATGTACCTAGTAGAATAGTTCTGCTGAGCAAATTAGATAGGCCAATTAAAATTGGCAATGCATGGAATGAAAAGTGGAATTGGGCAACTATTGATATGGAAGATGATATGAGTGGAGAATATAAGGAAGCAGAACAAGGTTGTACTGAGGGATCTACTTGA
- the gatA gene encoding Asp-tRNA(Asn)/Glu-tRNA(Gln) amidotransferase subunit GatA, translating into MITKLVDDLKYGNLDPVEYVERAYEKIEKYDKTINALITIRSKNEVLNEVKENIVRGGKLAGILIAIKDNISTRGIRTTCASKMLEDYIPPYDATVIERLKKEGAVIIGKTNMDEFAMGSTTETSYFGPTKNPWNLERTPGGSSGGSGAALAADYVDLALGSDTGGSIRAPAAYTATFGLKPSYGTVSRYGLVAYANSLEQIGPMAKNAEDLGLLYTIIAGPDERDATTIDFTPNLDISEQKLEKVRIGILNDILEMSEKPIISAINNIVNKLSNEGAIIEETKLGYAEYALPAYYIIAMSEASSNLARYDGVRYGYSRYMEGSWREVYAKNRGEAFGIEVKRRILLGSFILSAGYYEEFYLKALKIRNLIKMSLDELFKKYDILISPTMPILPPKIGEVINDPVKMYAMDLNTVIANLAAIPALSMPAGFYNNLPIGLQLMGKYLSDMYLIKIASYIEKNVTKLYNLTAPINT; encoded by the coding sequence ATGATAACTAAGTTAGTTGATGATCTAAAGTATGGAAATCTAGATCCGGTAGAGTACGTTGAAAGAGCATATGAGAAAATAGAAAAGTATGATAAGACAATTAATGCACTTATAACGATAAGGAGCAAGAATGAAGTACTAAACGAAGTAAAGGAGAATATAGTTAGAGGTGGCAAGTTAGCTGGAATTTTAATAGCAATTAAGGATAATATTTCTACTAGGGGAATTAGAACAACTTGTGCTTCAAAAATGCTAGAGGATTATATACCACCATATGATGCTACCGTAATTGAAAGATTGAAGAAAGAAGGGGCAGTTATCATTGGAAAAACAAACATGGATGAATTTGCTATGGGATCCACTACTGAAACTAGTTATTTTGGCCCCACTAAAAATCCTTGGAATTTAGAAAGAACTCCAGGAGGTTCATCTGGTGGAAGCGGTGCTGCGTTAGCAGCCGATTACGTTGATTTGGCATTAGGTAGCGATACAGGCGGTTCTATAAGGGCACCAGCTGCATATACTGCTACTTTTGGTTTAAAACCGTCTTACGGTACGGTAAGTAGATATGGTTTAGTAGCTTATGCTAATAGTTTAGAGCAAATTGGACCTATGGCTAAAAACGCTGAGGATTTGGGATTACTTTACACTATAATTGCGGGTCCAGATGAAAGAGACGCCACAACAATAGATTTTACGCCTAATTTGGATATAAGTGAGCAAAAATTAGAAAAAGTTAGAATAGGTATTCTTAACGATATCTTAGAAATGTCAGAAAAGCCAATAATAAGTGCTATAAATAATATTGTAAATAAGTTAAGTAATGAAGGAGCAATAATAGAGGAGACTAAATTAGGGTACGCGGAGTACGCCTTACCCGCATATTATATTATAGCTATGTCAGAAGCCAGCTCTAATTTAGCTAGATATGATGGAGTTAGATATGGCTACAGTAGGTATATGGAAGGAAGTTGGAGGGAAGTTTACGCGAAAAATAGGGGAGAGGCTTTTGGTATAGAAGTAAAAAGGAGGATACTCCTTGGCAGTTTCATCTTAAGTGCCGGATATTATGAAGAATTTTATCTAAAAGCATTAAAAATTAGAAATCTAATTAAAATGAGCCTAGATGAATTATTTAAAAAGTATGATATCTTGATCTCTCCTACAATGCCGATATTGCCTCCTAAAATTGGCGAGGTAATTAATGATCCTGTAAAGATGTACGCAATGGATCTAAATACCGTAATAGCTAATTTAGCTGCTATACCGGCTTTATCTATGCCAGCAGGATTTTATAACAATCTGCCTATAGGATTACAGTTAATGGGTAAATACTTATCAGATATGTATTTAATTAAGATAGCTTCTTATATAGAGAAAAATGTGACAAAGTTATACAATTTAACTGCACCTATTAATACCTAA
- the gatC gene encoding Asp-tRNA(Asn) amidotransferase subunit GatC yields the protein MKIEVNEKLIKHLENLSLIRLEEKEEKMIENDIKNIIEFFEKINELDLSNIEPLFHPLPQSRLRKDTPREPLDRENALKNVKRKENGYIVGPRTYGD from the coding sequence ATGAAAATAGAGGTTAATGAGAAATTAATTAAGCATTTAGAAAATTTATCTTTGATTAGATTAGAAGAAAAAGAGGAGAAAATGATAGAAAATGATATAAAAAATATTATAGAGTTCTTTGAGAAGATTAATGAACTGGATTTGAGTAATATAGAGCCATTATTTCACCCTCTTCCACAAAGTAGATTAAGAAAAGATACACCAAGGGAACCATTAGATAGAGAAAATGCTCTCAAAAACGTGAAAAGAAAGGAAAACGGGTACATTGTAGGACCAAGAACTTATGGTGATTAG
- a CDS encoding DEAD/DEAH box helicase, which translates to MFSKTFYIKQWIDEDAFKRLLLFSRYLGRDSNGSQFMIDIERAKRNRIKVIDIMEILEDFGIKLAREDIIRLKEQLLDCSFEKEAGKIIMKPYTYLADILEKINEKDDKGELKFKIKYDKANKRFVIRPMDYFDLVEKLKENGLEVKELDLSFKEFEFEFSGQLRDYQKEAIDFWIKNGNKGVIALPTGAGKTVVGIKAIDVIRKPTLIVTFTKEQMLQWRESIIKFTAKRPDIGLYYSEEKRIRPITITTYHTAYRHLAELFDKFYLLIVDEVHHLPADKFKAIAEGLIAPYRMGLSATPYREDNKHNELFSLIGGIVYYKSITELSKLGYLASYEIIQKKVRLTLEERKKYNELLNKFKVLSKGRKVSELIELVKKGDESAIEAMKVYNEMRRIVNFASEKLKAIDEILKTEKGKILIFTQYVDQAEEIAKKYNCLLLTGKMSKEERKRVLTTFKNMNSGILVLTTVGDEGIDIPDANIGIIVTGTSSRRQFIQRLGRILRPYNGKQAKLYEIVVGGTPEEYQAKKRKETDILSFDGLSSQPSEDFDNI; encoded by the coding sequence ATGTTCTCGAAGACTTTTTATATCAAGCAATGGATAGATGAGGACGCATTTAAGAGATTATTACTGTTCTCTAGGTATTTAGGAAGAGACTCTAACGGTTCCCAATTTATGATAGATATAGAAAGAGCGAAACGAAATAGAATAAAGGTTATTGATATAATGGAAATCTTAGAAGACTTTGGGATCAAACTCGCTCGAGAAGACATAATAAGACTGAAGGAACAACTTCTTGACTGTTCTTTCGAAAAAGAGGCTGGTAAAATAATTATGAAACCATATACATATTTAGCAGATATTTTAGAGAAAATTAATGAAAAAGATGATAAAGGAGAACTTAAATTTAAGATAAAATACGATAAGGCCAATAAGAGATTTGTAATACGTCCCATGGACTATTTTGATTTAGTAGAGAAATTAAAGGAAAATGGTTTAGAGGTTAAAGAATTAGATCTATCATTCAAGGAGTTCGAATTTGAATTTAGTGGTCAACTACGAGATTATCAGAAAGAAGCCATTGATTTCTGGATAAAAAATGGGAACAAAGGCGTTATAGCGCTTCCAACCGGGGCTGGAAAGACAGTAGTCGGCATAAAAGCAATAGATGTGATAAGAAAGCCCACCTTAATAGTGACGTTCACTAAAGAGCAAATGCTACAATGGAGGGAATCTATAATAAAGTTTACAGCAAAAAGGCCAGATATAGGGCTATATTATTCGGAGGAGAAGAGAATAAGACCAATAACTATAACCACATATCATACAGCATATAGGCACCTTGCAGAATTATTTGATAAATTCTATCTGCTAATAGTTGATGAGGTTCACCATTTACCTGCAGATAAGTTTAAAGCTATAGCTGAAGGGCTAATAGCGCCATATAGAATGGGATTGTCCGCAACGCCATATAGAGAAGATAACAAGCATAACGAATTATTCAGCCTTATAGGGGGTATTGTATATTATAAGTCCATTACCGAACTATCTAAATTAGGATATCTTGCATCCTATGAGATAATTCAGAAAAAAGTGAGACTAACCTTAGAGGAAAGGAAAAAATATAATGAATTACTTAATAAATTTAAGGTTTTATCAAAGGGCAGAAAAGTTAGTGAGTTAATTGAATTAGTTAAGAAGGGAGACGAAAGCGCTATAGAAGCAATGAAAGTGTACAACGAAATGAGAAGGATAGTAAATTTCGCATCAGAGAAATTAAAAGCGATAGATGAGATACTTAAAACCGAAAAGGGAAAGATACTAATTTTTACTCAGTATGTTGATCAAGCAGAAGAGATAGCTAAGAAGTATAATTGTTTGCTTTTAACTGGTAAAATGTCTAAAGAAGAGAGAAAAAGAGTTTTAACAACTTTTAAAAATATGAATAGTGGTATCCTCGTTCTAACTACAGTTGGGGATGAGGGAATTGATATCCCTGATGCCAATATAGGGATTATCGTAACTGGGACTAGTTCTAGAAGACAATTTATTCAAAGATTAGGTAGGATTTTAAGACCATATAACGGTAAACAAGCTAAACTTTATGAGATAGTTGTAGGCGGTACTCCAGAGGAGTATCAAGCTAAAAAGAGAAAAGAGACAGATATCCTCTCATTTGACGGCTTGTCTTCTCAGCCTTCTGAAGATTTTGATAATATATAG
- the alba1 gene encoding chromatin protein Alba1 → MSSATPTPSNVVLIGKKPVMNYVLAALTLLNQGVSEIVIKARGRAISKAVDTVEIVRNRFLPDKIEIKEIRIGSQVVTSQDGRQSRVSTIEIAIRKK, encoded by the coding sequence ATGAGCAGTGCAACCCCAACTCCAAGTAATGTAGTATTAATAGGAAAGAAACCAGTAATGAACTATGTCTTAGCTGCCTTAACTCTATTAAACCAAGGAGTTAGTGAAATAGTAATTAAAGCTAGAGGAAGAGCTATTAGCAAGGCTGTAGATACTGTAGAAATAGTAAGGAATAGATTCTTACCAGACAAGATAGAGATTAAGGAGATTAGAATAGGAAGCCAAGTAGTAACAAGCCAGGACGGAAGACAGTCAAGAGTTTCAACAATCGAAATTGCTATAAGGAAAAAGTAA